In Armatimonadota bacterium, the genomic stretch TTCTCCAGATTCTTGATCCGCTCCGCGTTCATGTCGCCCATGATCGCCTTCAGCTCAGCCGAAACCGTCGGGTCATTTAGCAGGTCGTTACTACCCCGTCGATCCCCCGTCGGAATCGCGCCATCTGGGAACAGGATCACGTCAAACTTCTCCCCCAAATCCTCGCCAAACTGGGGCGGGTAAATCACCTTAAAATCAAAGTGATACTTCTCCAACGTGTACCGCAACCACCCCGAATCCATCGACCCGCCGTAGGTATCCCAGAGTCCGATGCGGAGACGTTTGTAGGGGACGGCCGTATGAGGAGCTCCTGTGTACTTCGTCATTCCGTATCGGAGTTGAACGAGCAAAGGGGTTAAGTTCTTCGGGAGCGCGATAACAAAATCTCCCTTGTCGGTTCGAGTGACTTTCCCACCCGCTTCGCTAACCACGTTTGCCCAAGCAAACGACATTCCTGCATCTACTGGAAACAATCCCGTTGTTTCCGTCCATCCGCCAATTCCATCCCCCTGCTTTGCGCCAGCCTTCTCGGTCCAGAACAATTGAGGCTCAATGAGCTTGAACCAATTCATTGGCCAAGTGAGTTCTTTGTTTGAACGCAGGAAGTTGTCGTCAAGTATTCGCTCAAACTTGACGCCCATCTGCATCGCCAACGTCCACCCCGCTGAGTCGTACGGGCGATTTGGTGGGCCTCCCGGGTACGACAGATCGTTGGGGTGATCCTGCGGCTCGAACATGTCAATAATGTGCGGACGGAAAGCTTGATTTGCCCTAATCAAGTACCCCTTTTCGCATCGTTCAATCTCCACGCCACAAATTGCCAGGCGATCTAAGAGCTTTTGAGCAGCGGGGAAGTCGGGCTGGTTAGACGGAATCAAATACGCCCGCGCATCCCGCAATTCCGGATCAGAAAGCGCCTTCTCCCCGTACTGGGCGATCTTCGACGGATACTTTGTCCAGCTATCCTTCGACCCCTTCTCAATTGAGTTCTGGGCCGCCCGGTACATGTTGTAAACCAGAGTCTCTCGCTGGCGCGAAGCGTAGTCGAGCAGGGCGTAGTTAGCCGTGATCTCGTACTCCAGCGAGTCCCGCGCATGCCACATCCCCGGATCCGCTGGCAAAGGTAAGTCACCCGTAGGAACCTGGCGCGCTGCCACAAACGGAATAGGACCCGGATTCGGCGAGCCCCAAAGCTCCGTCAAAATCCCAATCATGTTGTGGAAGTAAGTCGTGGTGCGAAGCCCGCCGTTCCACCAAGCCGAATACCCCGCGCCGTTGCGCATCACCGAGCCCTTCTTGCCCTCGGCAATCAGTCGCTGGTGAATCAGCGTCCCCGCCAAATCCGTGCTGATCTGCACCAATGCGTCCACGTTATGGTTGAATGGCGAACGGAAAGGCGGCACAAACATGATCGCTCCCGATGGGGCCGTCTGGTGGTGATTGTAAACAATCTGCGGGAACCACTCGTGATACAAAATCCGGTTCATGTTCCGCGTCTCGGCAAGGTTTGAAGCATAGAAGTCCCGGTTGTTATCGTGCCCCGCGTACTTCTCATAAAGCCGGGGCAATCCCGCCAAGGAGCGCTCCTCCGGCTTGGACCGACGCATGTACCACTTGGAAACCAGGTCCATCCCGTCCGGGTTAGCGTGAACCAGCAGGATGATGCAGTCCTTCAGGATTCGCTTCGTCTCTTCATCGTCCTTGCTCGAAAGCCGGTAAGCGGTTTCGATCAGAGATTGCGTCGAAATCGTCTCGTTCGAGTGCAGCCCACCGTCGATCCAAACGACCGCCTTGGCTCCTTTCGCCAACTTCCGAGCCTCGGCTTCGTTGCCAATCGACTTCGCCAAAACAATCCTGCGGTTGATCTCCTGATACTTCTTCAGGTTCTTGTAGTTTGCCGGGTCAGTGACGATTGCCATGTACTGATCGCGTCCTTCCTCGGTCTTCCCCATCGACTGGACGTGAAGTCGCCCTGACTCTTTTTCAAGCAGCTTCCAGTAAGCCGAAAGCTGCCCGTAATCGGCCAGTTGATAGTCGGCGCAAACATCAAACCCCAGGAATTGCTTCGGCGTCGTCACGTCTTTTGCAGATGCCAATCCACAACCCAAAGCCAACCCAAAAACCGCCCAGTACCGCATTCCCAGATGTTATCCCAAACGCGTTATCTCAAACTGAGCAGAGCCTGCGGTACGATTGCCAAGTCCTCTGACGGCAGGGGGTCTCGGCAAGGAAAAGCGAATGCAGTTTCTACTCGGAGTCATCATGACGAGCGCAGGCAATCAACCAAAAACGAACTGGACGGAGATTCAGCCAGGAATCTGGCGAGCCCAAATCGGCTCGGCAGATAAGCCGACGCTGACCGATGCAGGTCGAACAAAAGCGAAAACCGAGCGGCTCGCCGCCATGCCGAAAGGAAGGCTGCCGTTCGCGCTCGAATCGGTTGGTCTGAAAAAATCCAAGAACTTCGCCACGGTCCACATCCCGCTCGGGAAAGGCGAGAAAATCTTCGGCCTAGGTCTCCAGATGAAAGGGGCAGATCGGCGGAAAGGGATTTACCACCTGCGCGTCGACCACTACGACCAAGGTAACGACCGCCTCCACGTCCCGACTCCGCTCTACGTCAGTAGCGCTGGCTATGCGGTCTTCCTCAACACAAGCCGCCCAACCAACTTCTACGTCGGGATCGGAAACCGGCTAGACGACGCGAACCGCCCGCCGTTCCGAGATCGCAACACCGACCGAAAGTGGGACGACCAGCCACCCAGCGAGTGGGTCGAAGCCAGCGTCGAAGCGCCGGGTCTCGAAGTGATCGTGCTGACCGGACCAACCGCGATGGACGCGATCCGGAGGTACAACTTGCTTTGCGGCGGCGGAGCGATGCCCCCAATGTGGGCGCTCGGATTCTGGCACCGAACCCCTTCGCTGGCAACCGCCCAGCAGGTACTCGACGAAGCGAACGAGTTCGAAAAGCGAGGATTCCCGCTCGATGTGATCGGCCTCGAACCGGGCTGGCAAACCCGGTCGTACCCCGGCTCGATGGAGTGGAGCAAGGAGCGATTCCCTGATCCGCCAGGGTTCCTCACGAAACTAGGCGAGAAAGGTATCAAGGTCAACCTTTGGGAGAACCCCTACGTCGCACCACAGACTGAGCTTTTTACGGCTCTCGGTGACAAGTTCGGCTCGCACACCGTCTGGCTCGGTGGAGCCCCCGATGTTCTCGACAAGAAAGCCCGAAAGACGGTCCAAGACTTTCACGCCGCAAAGCATCCTGGAGTCAGCGGCTACAAAATTGACGAAGTGGACGGCTTCGATGTCTGGCTCTGGCCCGATCATGCAGAGTTCAAATCCGGCCCAGACGGCCTCCAAATGCGCCAAATTTACGGTGTCCTTTGGCAAGAGCTGCTGCTCGACATGTACAAGAAAAAGAACGAGCGAACCTTTGGCCTCGTCCGAGCCTCAAACGGCGGCGCAAGCCACCTCCCGTTTGCGATCTACAGCGACACGTATGATCACCGCCAATACGTCACCGCGCTCACGAGTTCATCCCTCGCCGGCACCCTCTGGTGTGCTGAAATCCGAAGTGCCAGCAGCCCCGAAGAGTGGGTCCGGCGGATGCAATCTGCCTGTCTGTCACCCATCGCCCAATTAAACGCTTGGGCAGACGGAACCAAGCCCTGGAGCTTCCCGACAGTCAACGAAAACGTGAAGGAAGCAATGCTCCTTCGCGAGTCATTAGTGCCCTATCTATACACCGCCTTCGCTCAGTACGCGATGGACGGCACCCCGCCGATTCGCCCAATGAGCCTCGTCGATGGCGGAACCGAAACCGACCAGTACATGATCGGCGACTCCTTGCTGGCCGCTCCGATGTTCACCGGCGAGACCTCACGTACAGTAAGGTTGCCGAAAGGGAAGTGGTACGAATATGCGAATGGGAAACTCGTCGGCGAAAACGAAAAGATCACCGTCAAACCCGGTCTCAGCGAGATCCCGCTTTACGTTAGAGAAGGCAGCGCAATTCCGACTTTTGCGAAGGCAAAAAACGTCGCCCAGGCCCTCACGGCCGGAAAGTTGACCCTCAGATGTTACGGTTTAGGACCAATCGAGGGAAGGGTTTACGAGGATGACGGGAAAAGCTTCGGCTACGAGAAGGGAGACTTCGGCTTGTTCCGGGTCGTTGTCCGCGACGAAGCTCCGGATGCACAATCCATTGGCGGCCTCCGAAAGGAGCTTCGAAGCAAACTCGAAGTCCTTTCGGTCGGCAGGAACTAGCTCTTAATCAGCGATCCGGAGCACGCCCTTCCGGGTCGCCAAGAGGGTTCCCTGATCCGTTTTACAAATGCCCTGAACCTCGTCTCGTCCCTCAAGATCGAGCTTTCGCACCGATCCGTCCTGAAGCATAAACACCCCGGTTCGAGTGGCAATCAGATTCCCCGAGATTCCCGTGACCTGCATTCCGCTCGTTTCCGAAATGGCCGATAGCTTTCCGTCGCGGAAGAAGTAAGCCCCTCCGCCGAACGTTCCCACAACCCCGGTGCCAAAGCCAGTCACCCAGTCGTCAGTAAGCCCTTGTGGTTCTGCCATAGCGGTGATCCCTCGCGATGAGAGATCGACCGAGAAGAACCCGCGACCTTGGATCCCGATCTCAACTCTGCCTTTGGCAATCGAAATCGCAGAAGGCGCTCCGCCAGCGAGTTCCGGGAGATCGAACCAGTTGGAGTTCGAGTCCCCGAGAAGGGTGAATCCGCCGGTCTGGGCAACCGCGAGCGTCTTCCCATCCGATGCAATCGCTAGGGCCGCCCGCCTCGGCAGCTGTGAGTTGATCGACCGGAACGTGAAATCTTCGCTGAGCAGAACCAAGTCTCCGCTGCCGAACCGGATCGCGAGTTCGTTCCCAAAAGGTACAAACTGGCGTGCTGCTTGGCTGGGTAGTCCTCCCAAAAGTGCCCACTGCCCGCCGGGACGGCGGTAGTAGAGCCCTTCATCAAGCGTCCCCGCGAAGTCAATTCCGCGCCAATGTCCGACGGCTTGGATGTTCATCCCCGCGAGTTCGTGGGTCAGGGTTTGAACCTTCGCAAGTTTGGCGATCCCTGGCTCTGACCTAACAACGTCAGAACCCAAATACTGGGCCACATTATGGGCTCCGTCAAAAGCGAACACTCGCACGCCTTCGACCCCTTCGACGCCACCAACAGAGACCCATTCAAAAGAACCTCGTGCCGCCAAAGCAATCGCTTCACCGTCCGATCCGAACGCCTTTACTCGAACCGCTTGTTTGGTTGTATCTCGGATCACCAGTCGGCCATTCGCAACCGAAATCGCCAGGGCTGGAGCCGTCATGTCAACTGTCAGCGGAGCCGAATGCACACGCGGAACTCCGCTGTATCCAAAGCTCAGCACAACAATCTGCCCTGGCCCCTCGCTGGCGGTTGGCGGAATGTCAAATCGAACCTGATACTCACCAGATTTCGGATTAAGGCTCAAATCTCGAACCTCTCCCCAAGGGAAGATCGCCTTCGCCGAAACCGTATCCTCCGGCAGCGTGAGCGAGAGCAACGGATCTCCCATGCGAGCGATGATCGGCTCAAGTTCCTTCTTCAACCGCTCAACGCGACCCTGGGATGCACCTGTCTCTTCCAGACCCTCAATCTCCACCGAGAGTTTGATGCGTTGCAGTCTGTCTTTTTTGTAATCTTCGCCCCTCCACTGGTTCGAGGGGTCCGTCAGGAACTGCTTTTCCAAAGACGAAATCTCTTGCTGGTTCAGATTTCCACGCTTCCGATAGGCGGTGATCAATCGTTCACGTGAGCCAAAAGTCACCGCTTCGGCTTCGCGCTGGGCTCGGGCTTCATCAGCGTAGAGCCATGCCAGCTTCTTGATCAACCGCTGCTTCGCCTCTGCTCGGTACTTCTCAGATTTCCCAATTGTTCCGTACTCTTCGATGTATTGATTCTTGGCATAGTAAACGTCACCACTCGTTTCTTGGTCAACTTGTTCGGCGAAGTACTTGAACTGTTTCGTCAACGCCGGAACGGTCTTCGCGTACTCGTCGAGCCGCCGCCGATATGCCTGGATGTAGTCGACTCGGCTCTCGAAATCATCCTTGTTACGAATGACAAGATTGCTCCAAGGTGCGAATGCGTAGGCAATGCCACGGTTCAGGCAGTCATCAGCCATACGCTTCGAGAGCTGGTTCACTCGATTTCTGAACTCGACGAGTTCCTCGGTATCGATCCTCCCGCGCTGCTCCCATTGCCCTTGTAGTTTCGATCCTTCTTCTCGCAACTGACGATACTTTGGAACGTCCAGAAACTCAGATTCGGTAGAGAATCCGATTCGGTTCGCTAGCCGAGCCATTTCGCTCCGCTGTTCGCTACTCAGCTCCGGAAGCGAGTTACCTTGGGCGTCGTAACCAGGCATCGAGAGCTGGTCCAACTGATCCACATCTTGATGAATGTTGAACTTCTTCTGCAACTTTGACAGTCGTTCGATCACAGGTTGATCTGTTGGTTTCAAACCGCCCATTCTGATGTTATGGAATAGAGCGTCCGTGGCCACGCGATAGGCATACTGGGCAGCATTTTCCTCGGAGATGCTACTCAGCGATGGGCAGTGCTTTTTGATGAAGTTCCAATCCAATGCACCCTTGAGCGCTTTACCCATTACCTCAGCCGTCAAATACTGTTCGTAGCCATCTAGGCTGCCAATATCCGCTTGGTCAGGTTCTGCGCCCAACCAGCGTAACTTCTGCACTCCGCTGGCAACCGAAGCTTCTGTCTCTAACAGCTTTCTGTGCTGGGCGGACTTCGATAGGCTCCCGAAATCGTAGGCTGCC encodes the following:
- a CDS encoding M14 metallopeptidase family protein, coding for MRYWAVFGLALGCGLASAKDVTTPKQFLGFDVCADYQLADYGQLSAYWKLLEKESGRLHVQSMGKTEEGRDQYMAIVTDPANYKNLKKYQEINRRIVLAKSIGNEAEARKLAKGAKAVVWIDGGLHSNETISTQSLIETAYRLSSKDDEETKRILKDCIILLVHANPDGMDLVSKWYMRRSKPEERSLAGLPRLYEKYAGHDNNRDFYASNLAETRNMNRILYHEWFPQIVYNHHQTAPSGAIMFVPPFRSPFNHNVDALVQISTDLAGTLIHQRLIAEGKKGSVMRNGAGYSAWWNGGLRTTTYFHNMIGILTELWGSPNPGPIPFVAARQVPTGDLPLPADPGMWHARDSLEYEITANYALLDYASRQRETLVYNMYRAAQNSIEKGSKDSWTKYPSKIAQYGEKALSDPELRDARAYLIPSNQPDFPAAQKLLDRLAICGVEIERCEKGYLIRANQAFRPHIIDMFEPQDHPNDLSYPGGPPNRPYDSAGWTLAMQMGVKFERILDDNFLRSNKELTWPMNWFKLIEPQLFWTEKAGAKQGDGIGGWTETTGLFPVDAGMSFAWANVVSEAGGKVTRTDKGDFVIALPKNLTPLLVQLRYGMTKYTGAPHTAVPYKRLRIGLWDTYGGSMDSGWLRYTLEKYHFDFKVIYPPQFGEDLGEKFDVILFPDGAIPTGDRRGSNDLLNDPTVSAELKAIMGDMNAERIKNLEKFVKDGGRVVAIGSAGKNLATRFSLPVEDALDGVKGTEYYVPSSVLRMRVEPSWLTRGYEEYVDVMFDNSPVYKLKEGATRIAWFDSASPLRSGWALGQDKLKDTTAVALCPLGKGEVVLIGPEVNFRAQSDAGFKLLFNALSEKP
- a CDS encoding TIM-barrel domain-containing protein yields the protein MQFLLGVIMTSAGNQPKTNWTEIQPGIWRAQIGSADKPTLTDAGRTKAKTERLAAMPKGRLPFALESVGLKKSKNFATVHIPLGKGEKIFGLGLQMKGADRRKGIYHLRVDHYDQGNDRLHVPTPLYVSSAGYAVFLNTSRPTNFYVGIGNRLDDANRPPFRDRNTDRKWDDQPPSEWVEASVEAPGLEVIVLTGPTAMDAIRRYNLLCGGGAMPPMWALGFWHRTPSLATAQQVLDEANEFEKRGFPLDVIGLEPGWQTRSYPGSMEWSKERFPDPPGFLTKLGEKGIKVNLWENPYVAPQTELFTALGDKFGSHTVWLGGAPDVLDKKARKTVQDFHAAKHPGVSGYKIDEVDGFDVWLWPDHAEFKSGPDGLQMRQIYGVLWQELLLDMYKKKNERTFGLVRASNGGASHLPFAIYSDTYDHRQYVTALTSSSLAGTLWCAEIRSASSPEEWVRRMQSACLSPIAQLNAWADGTKPWSFPTVNENVKEAMLLRESLVPYLYTAFAQYAMDGTPPIRPMSLVDGGTETDQYMIGDSLLAAPMFTGETSRTVRLPKGKWYEYANGKLVGENEKITVKPGLSEIPLYVREGSAIPTFAKAKNVAQALTAGKLTLRCYGLGPIEGRVYEDDGKSFGYEKGDFGLFRVVVRDEAPDAQSIGGLRKELRSKLEVLSVGRN
- a CDS encoding VIT domain-containing protein, which encodes MRQFLLCGGLAIVAGTSLGQVGITAGNDGRGERLQQKRLELTADVTGHFAKVKATHIFKSGENWRTELDIIYTLPDGAIPTDFAYYYHGERVPAFITEKERAKEIYKNITTRMQDPALIEFIGKKTFRVRIFPVEYGQDLRMEVCWIQIAKTVKGVPTFEFPIKMRKQDPLSEVSAKVTVARVPWLKRATESIGLKSDSGVFTFDQTAVRPRSDWRFSLLPVAGQKPVTVIDGRSGSEKGYAAVAGNGGPALNSPMTMEVGGTKVTSGTYGPASRLSQEVMPNHPGLKIWAYQRIRSMERSAKNREQVIAMSLRHNLISKFTSWIAIPTEERKRFAQMIKEAKTAVKARKLAEDVLKGRLSEKATKAQYAALRMEILSVAADPAAFESTYLHEPISDSINRRIQAAYDFGSLSKSAQHRKLLETEASVASGVQKLRWLGAEPDQADIGSLDGYEQYLTAEVMGKALKGALDWNFIKKHCPSLSSISEENAAQYAYRVATDALFHNIRMGGLKPTDQPVIERLSKLQKKFNIHQDVDQLDQLSMPGYDAQGNSLPELSSEQRSEMARLANRIGFSTESEFLDVPKYRQLREEGSKLQGQWEQRGRIDTEELVEFRNRVNQLSKRMADDCLNRGIAYAFAPWSNLVIRNKDDFESRVDYIQAYRRRLDEYAKTVPALTKQFKYFAEQVDQETSGDVYYAKNQYIEEYGTIGKSEKYRAEAKQRLIKKLAWLYADEARAQREAEAVTFGSRERLITAYRKRGNLNQQEISSLEKQFLTDPSNQWRGEDYKKDRLQRIKLSVEIEGLEETGASQGRVERLKKELEPIIARMGDPLLSLTLPEDTVSAKAIFPWGEVRDLSLNPKSGEYQVRFDIPPTASEGPGQIVVLSFGYSGVPRVHSAPLTVDMTAPALAISVANGRLVIRDTTKQAVRVKAFGSDGEAIALAARGSFEWVSVGGVEGVEGVRVFAFDGAHNVAQYLGSDVVRSEPGIAKLAKVQTLTHELAGMNIQAVGHWRGIDFAGTLDEGLYYRRPGGQWALLGGLPSQAARQFVPFGNELAIRFGSGDLVLLSEDFTFRSINSQLPRRAALAIASDGKTLAVAQTGGFTLLGDSNSNWFDLPELAGGAPSAISIAKGRVEIGIQGRGFFSVDLSSRGITAMAEPQGLTDDWVTGFGTGVVGTFGGGAYFFRDGKLSAISETSGMQVTGISGNLIATRTGVFMLQDGSVRKLDLEGRDEVQGICKTDQGTLLATRKGVLRIAD